TAACATGCTTACCGTTTGCTTCGTGAAAGATCAaatgtacttttttttcttcaagtACTAATTAGGCTCAATTTGAATAAATAGCTTAATTAAGTTTGATGAtttatcagtggctaagagaagggggttgaatcttagccccttatTTTTGCTTAATAACTCTTGCTGTCTTTCAGAACACTTGAGCAGATATTTCTTATATTTGTCTCGTGCCTAGCCAAGAGACTTTTTCGTTTTGTCTCGTGACTAGCCAagagatatttttcagttttgtgTCCTAtgcagcagaatcagaaatggagtagaagagagagaaaattacaccaaaatatatcctggttcagctgctaagtgcaatgcagcctacatccagtctccatcacaacaatgatagaatttcactataataatctttgattacaaacaccaattctccctaggaactacccttcctatctgggacaagtccaAAATCTATTCCCAAAACTGAATTTGACTTGGTAACccaccaagctttcaactgctaagtgctaacccaacttgcaaggagattcccacagaatcatgagacacaacacagatgtacaaaggatctctaaggacatctatggctttttcttttaattttacactctctgccttttttcgctctatggttttttcttataaacctcactgtttgtctttttccatgagactcaagacagacaaaattaaacagaaaattacaaaatagaaaacattgaaggagaagaacttctgttaggTTAGGTAGCTATGTGAACATTGTGCTTTCACTCTTTTCCTTACTTCAAGCCCTGGCTGTTCTCCCTTATTTATAGAAGGGAAGCTTCCACAGTGGAGACTGTTGAACCAagctaaacttcttcttcttcatgtaaAATCGGTTCGGccaaagagagaggagagataaCCGAAtgtaaaacccaacatgcaattacctttGTGTCTTCCCTTCACACTAAGTTTCATCAATCCGGGCCATCCATCTTGACTTGCACTTGAAGAAGGATTCCTAGCCCTTGATGCGTTCTTGATGCATGACAGCTCCATCTGCTCAAACTTCTGCCTCTTCCTCCACGTAGCTACAATAGCTacctcctgtggtggttgatcaAAAGTTGAGACGAGCCATCCCTCcaaggatcttcttcctctgaccgagatcatcttcttctatttttggtATGGAAAGCATGAGTTTACTTTACCAAATCTTACCCATTTTTGGTGAAGATCTtagccacagcatactttttgttttatttgtctTGCCATCATTACAATGGTCTTTAACTTGCAtctagcttcttcttctttactttGATAGTTTGCAAAAGTTTCCATGCTTTCTCTGTGAAGTGACCAAATGCaagaagagagatgagagagaagagagaaaactttTAATGGATTTGAATAAAggaattaaaatgaattaattttgctTTTCTTTGCTGAGTAGCGTGTAGCATTAATGCTAGCAATCAAattaatttctctttctttttcatgtttCTAATGTCTGTATTAACTCTACTTAATAGAATTTGAATTCTATCAAACAAAGGATGTGGGATCCGTTGGAGCATGCAACATTAAAGGAAATGGATTTTATAAAGTTAAAagagtataaattttttttggcccattttcttttttattttggaccAGCAACTTTgttggattttaaaatttgttttcctAGTCCAAACAAGTATAACAATTCAGCCATAATTCATATAACAATTTTGCATAGAACTGAATGTATTTTTAGCACAATTGGGCTtgctatattttttatgttcttttctgcctaatgctaaatctgcaagtaacaaaattattaattagcaaatatgaattaaagatcaaattaataattttgtaattaattatattaataatgtttgatcatcatcaatttaaattagagttttccaaactcattaaagttccttttaaaaaaataataaataattatattaaaagtagtttataaataagttattttgtatttaaatttttagttctaaaagtgtttattttatagaaatgtaaTAAAAAGTAGTAGTAGTATTATGAAAGAAGtcattttttaacttctctataaactccaaaataactttttaaaaagctactatttggttttgaaaattgcactaaacattaatactactgcttttcataagtaaaaaactcaaaaaaattacttttaaaactttCCAAACAGAACCCTTAGTTCGAAATCGAAATTTTCAAGAACTTAATTGTcattttactcttttttatataagattaaaaataaaaatagaattaattattcctataaaattatctttacaaaaataattaaaaattattaaataatttattacatttaattaaattattatttttatatgaacaCATCatttaaaaaagagaaaaatatttgaatggaGTTTAGCACCGCCCGGGCCAACGGAGAGTAATccgaaaaaatgaaaatatccAATGAAGTGAGTTTTGCAAGTAACCATAACAGGACACACATGGTGGTGATGGTGGTTTTCACTTTCCACctcatccttcttcattctccCACTTCCCACTTCCCATTTccaaaatcaataaatcaataaacaaAGCAACAGTGAGTGTCAACTGTCAACTGGCAACTTCACCGTGCAGTGTGCACCCAACCACCATGGCTATGGTACTCTCACACACCTCAACCTTCACTACTTTCAATTTACACACACAGAAACCGCTTCTTCGCTCAACCGCCTTCCATTTCCCGCTCACTATCAGGTACCACCTGGACTTTGTTAATTTAGTAATAATATTGATATTTGATATTTCTGTCTAATGTTCGCGAGGATTATGTGTTAATCAATTGAGGTTTTAGTTAATTAAGGGTTGTTTATTGTGGATGACGTAGATGCCAATCTTTTAACACCGATAAGCAGCGCAAATCAAACAGGAACCTGCTTGATAATGCTAGCAACCTGCTTACAAACTTCCTCAGCGGTGGAAGCATAGGGTCCATGCCAATTGCTGAAGGTGCTGTCACCGATCTCTTTGGTCGACCTCTCTTTTTTTCGCTATACGATTGGTTCTTGGAGGTACCTACTTCACACTTTCAGTTACTTAGCTTAAAATTCTATGTTTCAGAATCAGAGTTAGTAGGCTTATTATGTACGAGAATATATGGCATAGGGTGCTCAAATTACTTGTATTTCCATTGTTTTCATCTCAGTTGACTTTGCTAGTTTTAATTATCCTCTCAAGATGTTGTTGAATGTGACAGCACGGTTCTGTTTACAAACTTGCGTTTGGGCCCAAAGCATTTGTTGTTGTATCGGATCCCATAGTTGCAAGACATATTCTGCGAGAAAATGCATTCTCTTATGACAAGGTACCCCCGTCTCTTGTTATGATTGGGTCAATCCTTTATCTATAGATTTGTTAAAATGATATTCTGATATTGAATATGTTCATTGTGATTAGTACCTTGCAGTATTGCCCAAATTGGTCGGGTTGAGGATCCATTGTAACAGTAGTGGCTACTACTTTAGcatttctaataataaattaattactgtAGTATAGGATAAACATATGAATCGTGAAGTTTGTAACTGGTTGTCCATTAAAATATTGACGAAGAGGTTGTAGAAAATGTGTTGTACTTTTATGAGCTTGAATTTGTTGGTTTCTCTGATGTGCTTTCTAGACTCTAGTTAAAACCATTTTCTAATTCTCTCTAGTTTCTATTCTGCTTGTTTACTAAAATAATTAGGGAGTACTTGCTGATATCCTAGAGCCAATAATGGGAAAAGGACTCATACCTGCGGACCTTGATACTTGGAAGCAAAGAAGAAGAGGTGTGCAAACTgtatttattttcttccttttccaTTTCCCCCTTATTTCTACTGTGTTACGTATCCCAAAAGAACTGCCAAAGAGCCTCTAGCACTCAAAATAATGTCAACAAATATGCTGTCAGAATGTCAGATATAACTCTCAAATCGGTGAATGGAGCTAGTATTTTCTATTGGTGGACTGCTGTCCTGAACTGGATTAACACCACTAATCTGCCGTGGTAATATTATCAAGAGTTTTATGAATGTAACCTGATGCTTAACTGGGTATTCCTGAAAATTTCAGTTATTGCTCCGGGTTTCCATGCCTCGTACTTGGAAGCCATGGTCAAAATATTCAGAACTTGCTCAGAAAGAACAATATCAAAGATCAATCAGCTTCTTGAACAAGAGGGCAATGATGGACAGAAGTTGATTGAATTAGATCTTGAGGCGGAGTTTTCTAATTTGGCTCTTGATATTATTGGGCTTGGTGTGTTCAACTATGATTTTGGTTCTGTCACCAAAGAATCTCCTGTTATTAAGGTTTGACAAAAGGTTTATACATTTCAAGTATATGACATCGATGTTGCCTACAGTATAAAATGCAAATAGAAATGCTGCTGTTCTTTCttatatttctttcattttaatatGTATGCTCAATCTTTTGTATAGTTTTTGAGAGAGAATTTCTAGAAACAATTATGTGGGTAGAAAACAAACAGAATTGTCATCATTAATATAAGTAGACAGCTAAAGTTTTGTCATATTTTCAGCAATTAACTGATTGTTTATTCAATGTATGAACATACAATTCAGAATTTTAGGCTATATTTGCTGTCCCTAGCTAAGAGAGCTTACATACCCTATACTATTATATCCATTATAGGCAGTATATGGCACTCTTTTTGAAGCCGAGCATAGGTCCACTTTCTACATTCCATATTGGAAAGTTCCATTGGCATCATATATAGTCCCGAGGCAGAGGAAGTTTCAAAGTGACCTCAAGGTCATCAATGCTTGTCTTGATGAACTTATCAGAAACGCAAAAGAGAGCAGACAGGTGAGATAATACTTTGGTTCAGTGACTGATTGCACGAATAGTATCTGCATTTGGCTATTATATTGTGTTGACTTTACATAAACATCATCCTGATTGCATTCTATTTGCAGGAAACTGATGTTGAGAAACTGCAGCAAAGGGACTACTTAAATTTGAAGGTGTCTGTTTATCTGTATGAGATCTAATGTCTATGTCAAATGTTAACTATCCAGTTCATTCCCTGAAATATAGGAGTTCTATAAATGCCgcaatgtttaaaatttttacagGATGCAAGTCTTCTGCGTTTCCTGGTTGATATGCGAGGAGCTGATGTTGATGATCGTCAGGTATATCTCTTCCACAAAAAGCGATCCTGAATTCCTGACTAAAACTTAGGTTGGTTTTGGATAGTTGGTAAAAATCATGTCTTGACAACATTATCTCCTTGTCTAGAAACATGTGAAACTATTCGGTTCTTTTAAATTCTGTTGATCCAGTTATACATTTTAGGTATTAATAGTATGTTTAGTTTGGGTGTAAATATACAAGTATAGGGTAAAGTTACATGGTTAATAGTATGCTAAGTATAGGGTAAAGCTACATGGTTAATAGTATGCTTTATTTACTTCTTACTTCTCTCTCCATTTTGACAGTTGAGGGATGATTTAATGACAATGCTTATTGCTGGTCATGAGACAACAGCTGCAGTTCTTACTTGGGCAACTTTCCTTCTATCTCAAGTATGTTAATCTCAAAGTTGATATAATTGCCTGTTCGTGAAAGACAATTCTGGATCTTTGGTTATCGTAGCTTCTCTTCAGATTCTTCTCTTTGGCCAATACCATCTTACTGATTATTGAACTCACTGCAGAACCCGGACAAAATGAGGAAGGCTCAAGCAGAGGTAGATTCAGTGCTGGGTACAGGAACACCAACTTACGAATCACTTAAAAAACTGCAGTAGGTGCTCATTTCATGTCAGATTTTTACTTGCTTCCACCTGTTTGATAGCCaatattttattaggaaatacaagatatataaatttatcataaaCGGTCAGTAATCTTATTTACTAGGGAAAAGggaaaggaagagagagaaaaaggaaggggGGGGGGGCGGACGCCATGTCAAGATGAAAAACTGGCAGCATTATGCATCTAATTTCAGTCATTATTTCATCAATTGAACCTTATATTCATTTAGTTCTTCCAAAATGGGATCTGGTTTAACTTTGAGCGTTGAAGTTGGTGTTTTACACTTGAAATTTATTGCATGTATAATGTGTCAGGTACATTAGACTTATTGTTGTGGAGTCTCTCCGTTTGTATCCTCAACCACCTTTGCTGATTAGGCGTTCACTCAAACCCGATGTTTTACCAGGTATTGACTTGACTTTTAATGATTACTTGTCGAAACGGAGTGGAAAATGGAAACCCGTGTATGAAGCCTATGCACCTCTAAGTCTCTAACAAACCGTTAATgtgattttagtattttttttcccAAAACATTGATGTTAATCCTATTCATTACTTTTATGATGGATTTCTATTTGTCACTGAACATGTGACTATTTATGTTTCTTGtctagataattttttatttgttgcttCCATCTGAGATGATGTATCTATGGACATACGTCACTTTTTCAGGAGGGTACAAAG
The Arachis duranensis cultivar V14167 chromosome 5, aradu.V14167.gnm2.J7QH, whole genome shotgun sequence genome window above contains:
- the LOC107488393 gene encoding cytochrome P450 97B2, chloroplastic, producing the protein MAMVLSHTSTFTTFNLHTQKPLLRSTAFHFPLTIRCQSFNTDKQRKSNRNLLDNASNLLTNFLSGGSIGSMPIAEGAVTDLFGRPLFFSLYDWFLEHGSVYKLAFGPKAFVVVSDPIVARHILRENAFSYDKGVLADILEPIMGKGLIPADLDTWKQRRRVIAPGFHASYLEAMVKIFRTCSERTISKINQLLEQEGNDGQKLIELDLEAEFSNLALDIIGLGVFNYDFGSVTKESPVIKAVYGTLFEAEHRSTFYIPYWKVPLASYIVPRQRKFQSDLKVINACLDELIRNAKESRQETDVEKLQQRDYLNLKDASLLRFLVDMRGADVDDRQLRDDLMTMLIAGHETTAAVLTWATFLLSQNPDKMRKAQAEVDSVLGTGTPTYESLKKLQYIRLIVVESLRLYPQPPLLIRRSLKPDVLPGGYKGDKDGYAIPAGTDVFLSVYNLHRSPYFWERPDEFEPERFLVQRTNEQIEGWDGFDPSRSLGALYPNEIISDFAFLPFGGGPRKCVGDQFALMESTVALAMLLQNFDVQLKGTPDSVELVTGATIHTKNGLWCKLTKRSNLH